In the genome of Balneolaceae bacterium, the window CAGTAACCGGAGAAAAGCGCAGTGGCTGCATCGGTATCCAAATCACAGGATCACAAATATTCGCGGAAATGTGAACACGCGTCTTCGAAAAATAGAGGAAAATGAGTGGCACGGAGCTATTTTTGCAGCAGCCGGTTTAAAACGTATTGATCTGGATCATCATATATCGGAATATCTCGGTTGGATGGTTCCCGCCCCCGCACAGGGAGCAATGGCTGTAATGATTCGGGTAGAGGATAAAGAGATGGAATCAATTGCAGGCGAGCTCAATCATGCCGAAACTGAACTTTGTACAGGTATTGAACGTGAATTATTGAATGAGATGGAAGCGGGATGCAGCGCACCGGTAGGAGCATTTGCATGGCTCGAAGGAAATGATATTTTACTACATGCTGTTGCATTAAAAACGGATGGGACTTTAAAATACGATATTGAACTTAAAACCCCTTCTGATCAGGCAACAGGCCTGGGACGAAAAGCCGCCCGAGAACTTTTGGAACAGGGCGCTTATGAACTGGTACAAGAAGTAAAGGAATAACACGTACCAGATCATATAAACAGGAAAACGAACATAATTATTGACGAACCACAAAACACATGAATCAACTACTTGATATTTTTGTAACACGCGAACTTGACAACGACCAGATAGAACTTGCTGAAGATCTGGGATTAAATGTTGTGATTGAACCTGCCATTGAAATTGAATTTAGGGAAGACTGGTTTGCTGTTGAAATGCTTTTTAAATCCAATAAAGAGCCTATTATTGCTGCCACAAGTTATAATGCAGTAAAAGCTCTGGAGTTTTACCAAAGTTCAGGAAAAGAAATTCCGGAAAAGGCAACATTTTATGCCGTTGGCAGAAAAACAGCAGAAGCCGTTAAAGAACGATTAGGTTTTGATGCGAGTTCACCTGAGAAGCAAAATGCAATTGGATTGGCTGAAATGATTAAAGAAGATTTTTCTGATAAAGATGAATCGGAAAAATCAACGGTACTCCATTTCTGCGGAGATAAACGACGCGA includes:
- the hemC gene encoding hydroxymethylbilane synthase produces the protein MNRSIRIGTRDSQLATWQAETVSKKLKETGYTTEIVFVKSQGDLDLTTPLPEMGGKGVFTKALDDALLNDEIDLAVHSYKDLPTENPLPLKVTAVIEREDPRDSLVAPKGTDFLDDETIEAVIATSSNRRKAQWLHRYPNHRITNIRGNVNTRLRKIEENEWHGAIFAAAGLKRIDLDHHISEYLGWMVPAPAQGAMAVMIRVEDKEMESIAGELNHAETELCTGIERELLNEMEAGCSAPVGAFAWLEGNDILLHAVALKTDGTLKYDIELKTPSDQATGLGRKAARELLEQGAYELVQEVKE
- a CDS encoding uroporphyrinogen-III synthase, producing the protein MNQLLDIFVTRELDNDQIELAEDLGLNVVIEPAIEIEFREDWFAVEMLFKSNKEPIIAATSYNAVKALEFYQSSGKEIPEKATFYAVGRKTAEAVKERLGFDASSPEKQNAIGLAEMIKEDFSDKDESEKSTVLHFCGDKRRDEFRQFLNDADIHVRDMVVYNTNLKNMRLPTHKTDGILFYSPSAVHAFRDSGGFLNKNLPELFAIGETTAEELSIEAGRHVHVSPEPSTEELLKHVAEILNKEENKKVVS